From the endosymbiont of Bathymodiolus septemdierum str. Myojin knoll genome, one window contains:
- a CDS encoding transposase: MAQRQTIILTDNYYHVFNRGIDRRVIFQDREDLKYFLDRMHDFNNTESFGGVYHQNLPCNQKLISPAYKLVSIVAYCLLPNHFHLILKPQVENGVAKFMQRLCTGYVKFFNKKYQRSGALFQGRFKANQIEGYEALSFLSVYVNLNYRHHRIDPQKNLVSSSFSSYLGVNDNILDIEEVNQIIDSMNSYEEYAYLQSDYFTQNKDYTKNINDDL, translated from the coding sequence ATGGCTCAAAGACAAACCATTATTCTAACTGATAATTATTACCATGTATTCAATCGTGGCATTGACAGGCGTGTCATATTTCAGGATAGGGAAGATTTGAAGTATTTTCTTGATAGAATGCATGATTTTAATAATACAGAATCATTTGGAGGGGTTTACCATCAAAATTTGCCTTGCAATCAAAAACTTATAAGCCCGGCGTATAAGTTGGTAAGTATTGTTGCTTACTGTTTATTACCTAATCATTTTCATTTGATTTTAAAGCCACAAGTTGAAAATGGTGTTGCTAAATTTATGCAACGACTGTGCACAGGATATGTTAAATTTTTTAATAAAAAGTATCAGCGTTCTGGAGCATTATTTCAAGGTAGATTTAAGGCGAATCAAATTGAAGGGTATGAGGCGCTATCTTTTTTATCTGTCTATGTTAATTTGAATTATCGTCATCATAGAATTGATCCGCAGAAAAATTTAGTTTCCTCTAGTTTTTCCAGTTATTTAGGCGTAAACGATAACATTCTTGACATTGAAGAAGTTAATCAAATTATTGACAGTATGAATTCTTATGAAGAATATGCTTATTTACAGTCTGATTATTTTACTCAGAATAAAGATTATACTAAAAATATAAATGATGACTTATAA
- the purN gene encoding phosphoribosylglycinamide formyltransferase — MTVNRSLSNVIVLISGSGSNLQSLIDNADDIGIKIECVISNKADAFGLERAKKAGILTKFISHTQYDSRESFDNALTQHINTFNPKLILLAGFMRILSADFINAFTGKIINIHPALLPKFKGLNTHQRAIDAGEKYAGATVHFVTNELDSGAIILQKSITIKATDDAESLAKKVLEQEHILYPEAIKKILLS, encoded by the coding sequence ATGACGGTAAACAGGTCATTATCTAATGTTATTGTGTTGATTTCGGGCTCTGGCTCAAATCTACAATCCCTCATCGACAACGCTGATGATATTGGCATCAAAATTGAATGTGTCATCAGTAATAAAGCCGACGCTTTTGGCTTAGAACGCGCCAAAAAAGCTGGAATTCTCACCAAATTCATTAGCCACACTCAATACGATTCCCGTGAGTCATTTGATAACGCGCTCACCCAGCATATTAACACTTTCAATCCAAAATTAATCCTATTAGCAGGCTTTATGCGTATTTTATCTGCTGATTTTATCAACGCATTCACAGGCAAAATCATCAACATCCACCCTGCCCTACTGCCAAAATTCAAAGGCTTAAATACGCACCAACGCGCCATTGATGCTGGTGAAAAATACGCAGGTGCAACCGTACATTTTGTTACCAATGAATTGGATTCAGGTGCAATCATCTTACAAAAATCCATTACCATCAAAGCAACTGATGACGCAGAATCCTTAGCAAAAAAAGTTTTAGAACAAGAACATATCCTCTATCCAGAGGCAATTAAAAAAATCCTACTCTCATAA
- the uvrA gene encoding excinuclease ABC subunit UvrA, which produces MDQISIRGARVHNLKNIDIDIPRNKLVVITGLSGSGKSSLAFDTIYAEGQRRYVESLSAYARQFLSLMEKPDVDHIEGLSPAISIEQKATSHNPRSTVGTITEIYDYLRLLFARVGLPKCPKHGIDLVSQTISQMVDSIMALSEGEKIMILAPVVQNRKGSHVKMLEELSHQGFLRARVDGEIVYLDDMQELEGKTHHTIEIVIDRLKIRKDIASRLSESLETALNLSAGLVRIAAIELDSRQEELVFSAKFSCTECGYSLTELEPRLFSFNNPVGACQSCDGLGIKEIFDDHKVVSNPTASLAEGAIYGWGRSNAYFYQILFLVGQHYGFSVDTPYEELSEKHQKIILHGSGNDEIDFSKIKGRKGWSNKAKPFEGVIPRMMRRYEESEIRSVREELSRYVVSKNCGSCNGSRLNESARNVFIGEYNLSDISKLSIANSHDFFKHLKLDGVRGEIAEKILKEIIQRLEFLLNVGLEYLSLERRSGTLSGGEAQRIRLASQIGAGLMGVLYVLDEPSIGLHQRDNQKLLNTLIYLRDIGNTVIVVEHDEDAIKQADFVIDIGPGAGIHGGEIIATGTPQEISENPKSITGDYISGRQSIAVPKQRKTATDWLHIKGATGNNLNKVDLAIPIGVLTCVTGVSGSGKSTLINDTLYSLAARGLNRSQIVPAPHESIEGLEYCDKVVNIDQSPIGRTPRSNPATYTSVFTLIRDLFSQTLEARSRGYKAGRFSFNVKGGRCEACKGDGLIKVEMHFLADIYVPCDVCSGDRYNRETLEITYKGKTIAEILNMTVEIAVKFFDPIPKIKQKLQTLMDVGLSYITLGQNATTLSGGEAQRIKLAKELSKPDTGQTLYILDEPTTGLHFHDIKQLLSVIMRLRERENTIVIIEHNLDVIKTADWVVDLGPEGGDKGGNIIATGTPEEVAEVKGSYTGQYLKEMI; this is translated from the coding sequence ATGGATCAAATTAGCATACGCGGCGCACGCGTTCATAATCTAAAAAATATCGATATTGATATTCCTAGAAATAAACTGGTTGTTATTACAGGTTTGTCCGGATCAGGCAAGTCCTCACTTGCATTTGATACCATTTATGCCGAAGGACAGCGTCGTTATGTAGAATCATTATCTGCCTATGCCAGACAGTTTTTATCGTTAATGGAAAAACCAGATGTTGATCATATTGAAGGTTTATCCCCTGCCATTTCCATAGAGCAAAAAGCCACTTCTCACAATCCGCGCTCAACCGTAGGTACCATCACAGAAATCTACGATTATTTGCGACTGCTCTTCGCTCGCGTTGGTTTGCCAAAGTGTCCAAAGCATGGCATTGATTTAGTCTCACAAACTATTTCGCAAATGGTGGACAGTATTATGGCATTGTCAGAAGGTGAAAAAATTATGATATTAGCCCCTGTGGTGCAAAACCGCAAGGGCAGTCATGTCAAAATGTTAGAAGAACTTTCTCACCAGGGTTTTTTGCGTGCCAGAGTCGATGGTGAGATTGTCTATTTAGATGATATGCAAGAATTAGAAGGTAAAACTCATCATACTATTGAGATTGTGATTGACCGTTTAAAAATCCGTAAAGACATTGCTTCTCGCCTATCTGAATCCCTAGAGACCGCTTTAAATTTGAGTGCAGGATTGGTTAGAATTGCAGCCATAGAATTGGATTCAAGGCAAGAAGAATTGGTATTTTCTGCTAAATTTTCGTGCACTGAATGTGGCTACTCTTTAACTGAATTAGAGCCAAGATTATTTTCGTTTAACAATCCAGTTGGCGCTTGTCAAAGTTGCGATGGTTTGGGTATTAAAGAGATTTTTGATGACCACAAAGTCGTTAGCAATCCAACTGCCAGTCTTGCCGAAGGTGCAATTTACGGTTGGGGTCGCTCAAATGCTTATTTCTACCAAATCTTATTTCTAGTCGGGCAACATTACGGTTTTAGCGTTGATACCCCTTACGAAGAACTTAGTGAGAAACATCAAAAAATCATCCTCCACGGTAGTGGTAACGACGAAATTGACTTTTCAAAAATCAAAGGACGCAAAGGCTGGTCAAACAAAGCCAAACCCTTTGAAGGTGTGATTCCAAGAATGATGCGTCGCTACGAAGAAAGTGAAATCCGTTCCGTGCGTGAAGAATTATCTCGTTATGTGGTTAGTAAAAATTGTGGCAGTTGTAACGGTAGTCGTTTAAATGAATCTGCCAGAAATGTTTTTATCGGCGAATATAATTTATCCGATATCAGTAAACTCTCTATTGCTAATAGCCATGATTTTTTCAAACATTTAAAACTAGATGGTGTACGAGGTGAGATTGCCGAAAAAATCCTAAAAGAAATCATTCAACGCTTAGAATTTTTACTTAATGTTGGTTTAGAATATCTCAGTTTAGAGCGCCGTTCAGGTACTTTGTCAGGTGGAGAAGCACAACGCATTCGTCTTGCCAGTCAGATTGGTGCAGGACTGATGGGTGTGCTATATGTGTTAGATGAGCCCTCAATCGGCTTGCACCAACGCGACAATCAAAAACTCTTAAACACTTTGATTTATCTCCGTGATATAGGCAATACTGTGATTGTCGTTGAGCACGATGAAGATGCTATTAAACAAGCCGATTTTGTTATCGACATTGGACCAGGCGCAGGCATTCATGGGGGTGAAATTATTGCCACTGGCACCCCGCAAGAGATCAGTGAAAATCCAAAATCTATCACTGGTGACTACATTAGCGGTCGTCAAAGCATTGCCGTGCCAAAACAACGCAAAACTGCAACCGATTGGCTACACATCAAAGGTGCAACGGGTAACAACCTTAATAAAGTAGACTTAGCTATCCCCATCGGTGTCCTGACTTGCGTTACAGGTGTTTCGGGCTCGGGAAAATCCACTCTGATTAACGACACCCTGTATTCGCTCGCTGCTAGAGGTTTAAATCGTTCGCAAATCGTTCCCGCGCCACATGAATCCATTGAGGGTTTAGAATATTGCGACAAAGTTGTCAACATTGACCAAAGCCCTATTGGTCGCACCCCTCGTTCAAACCCAGCCACTTATACGAGCGTGTTTACTCTTATTCGTGATTTATTTTCACAAACTTTAGAAGCCCGTTCTCGTGGCTATAAAGCAGGGCGTTTCAGTTTTAATGTTAAAGGTGGCCGCTGCGAGGCGTGTAAAGGCGATGGCTTGATTAAAGTTGAAATGCATTTCTTAGCTGATATCTATGTCCCTTGTGATGTTTGCAGCGGCGACCGCTATAATCGTGAAACTTTGGAAATCACCTATAAAGGAAAAACGATTGCTGAAATATTAAATATGACTGTTGAAATCGCCGTCAAATTTTTCGATCCCATTCCAAAAATTAAACAGAAACTGCAAACCCTAATGGATGTCGGTTTATCCTACATTACCCTCGGACAAAATGCTACAACGCTTTCAGGCGGTGAAGCACAACGCATTAAACTCGCCAAAGAACTGTCAAAGCCTGACACTGGACAAACACTCTATATTCTTGATGAGCCAACCACTGGCCTACATTTTCACGACATCAAACAATTGTTATCTGTGATTATGCGTTTGCGAGAACGAGAAAACACGATTGTTATTATTGAGCATAATCTTGATGTTATTAAAACTGCCGATTGGGTTGTAGATTTAGGCCCTGAAGGTGGCGATAAAGGCGGCAATATCATTGCCACTGGTACGCCAGAAGAAGTTGCAGAGGTTAAAGGTTCTTACACAGGGCAATATTTGAAAGAAATGATTTAA